A region from the Misgurnus anguillicaudatus chromosome 7, ASM2758022v2, whole genome shotgun sequence genome encodes:
- the sash1b gene encoding SAM and SH3 domain-containing protein 1 isoform X3 has translation METNTEQDACADLSTPDSFSCVWADMMNILDGSLANIEDLAQEYSEYYSTSYSDVCDRMEELRKRRVSQEAEAGKSESTASLQLRLEIQESLGLSSAVSTPEVERRPTMQKSSSEDGSGKWDSKKKNKSFWQSFRKTQKESIRVPPKGEDLGFVASEITMSDEERIQLMMMVKEKMITVEEALARLKEYETQNKQSNSTDVIEWSDTQSFSMTESSYCHQSRDQSEDEQDESVTFRRLHKIVNSTRRVRKKLIRIEETRKHGVKDPVTPEASPSGEEGLCLYSGVQKHRTVSQGDGLSSMLQDQLSLDSLTTSPSSSSLDTCSSHKLFKSFSKSSSSAGLEAASGPGGAASGPDAGSVSSFSEVDGEVEPRMSRSVTDGEMRRALSSSNYHGRTCSFGGFDLTNRPVYMSNNSCDFSNDHRDISMRDTSRSPTPSRISLGKKVKSVKETMRKRISKKYSSPSDQSSPSRASSSPQCSHTNTDSMEKPKLKAGGSVESLRSSLSGQSSMSGQTVSTTDSSTSNRESVKSEDGEEDELPYRGPFCGRALVHTDFTPSPYDTDSLKLKRGDMIDIISKPPMGTWMGLLNNKVGTFKFIYVEVLNDEEEKPKRSVKKRRKSRPAKPTSVEELLERINLKEHMPTFLFNGYEDLDTFKLLEEEDLDELNITDPQHRAVLMTAVELLQECDSNSDPECDGSSGDSQEKLLSESHVPSVDSPRDSGCYESNENLENGKGKKTSHLSRSSSGFESSHLPSPEYPTPPLCHSSRSTAITRPAAQSLLHPQQKEVTERSHRLLDARPRSRSCDSIDRRSSQPERWRCCFSVEELNLQQSPESKQPYNSEDLRPTSHLVLDNMEESPNRGSFQENPVTPVDSKELEYEVQSSSTSETLKSMDVVYDEVPVDVAHDFPQRMKPPVPPKPFRSPLLSRETFIDSTSTSKPEMSTFRLDVSQTKSLKLAKKVQDEKLASMETLVEEKLSTEGIDLTQEPYSDKFGRYGVPFFLIQRYSEDFDKPLGDIAILIDRTRVQQLLKQHRIAIPLRSLSEICVIP, from the exons ATGGAGACAAACACTGAACAAGATGCATGTGCAGATTTAAGCACACCGGACAGTTTTTCATGTGTATGGGCAGACATGATGAATATCTTG GATGGATCTCTGGCTAACATTGAGGATTTGGCCCAGGAGTATTCAGAGTATTACAGCACATCTTACAGCGACGTGTGTGACAGAATGGAGGAGTTACGCAAGCGGAGAGTTTCTCAGGAAGCAGAGGCG GGAAAGTCTGAATCAACAGCATCCCTTCAGCTGCGTCTGGAGATCCAG GAATCACTTGGACTTTCTAGTGCAGTGTCCACCCCTGAGGTAGAGAGAAG GCCAACAATGCAGAAGTCCAGTTCTGAAGATGGATCAG GAAAGTGGGAcagcaaaaagaaaaacaaatcgTTCTGGCAAAGTTTCCGCAAGACGCAGAAAGAAAGCATCCGAGTGCCACCGAAAG GGGAGGACCTGGGTTTTGTGGCCAGTGAGATCACGATGAGCGATGAAGAGCGAATTCAACTGATGATGATGGTGAAGGAGAAGATGATCACAGTGGAGGAAGCTCTGGCTCGG CTGAAGGAATATGAAACACAGAACAAGCAGTCCAATAGCACAGATGTGATCGAATGGAGCGACACACAAAGTTTCTCCATGACCGAATCCTCCTACTGCCAT cAGTCCAGAGATCAGTCTGAAGATGAACAGGACGAGTCTGTCACTTTCCGTCGGCTTCATAAAATCGTCAATTCAACCCGACGTGTGAGAAAAAAGCTTATTAGGATAGAAGAGACCAGAAAACATGGAGTAAAGG ATCCAGTCACTCCTGAAGCGTCCCCGTCAGGTGAGGAGGGTCTGTGTCTCTACTCTGGAGTGCAGAAACATCGTACCGTGTCTCAGGGTGATGGCTTGAGCTCCATGCTTCAGGATCAGCTCTCTCTGGACAGCCTGACCACATCTCCTTCCTCTAGTAGTTTAGACACCTGCAGCAGTCACAAGCTCTTCAAATCCTTCAGCAAGTCCAGCAGCAGTGCGGGTCTTGAAGCAGCATCAGGACCGGGCGGAGCGGCTTCAGGACCGGATGCTGGAAGCGTATCCTCATTCTCCGAGGTAGACGGGGAGGTCGAGCCCAGGATGTCTCGCTCTGTGACGGATGGGGAGATGAGACGAGCGCTAAGCTCCTCAAACTATCATGGA AGGACCTGTAGCTTTGGAGGATTTGATCTTACAAATCGACCCGTGTACATGAGCAACAACAGCTGTGACTTTTCA AATGACCACAGAGACATTAGCATGAGAGACACATCCCGATCTCCCACACCATCCCGGATCTCTCTGGGAAAGAAAGTGAAGTCTGTTAAAGAGACCATGAGGAAACGCATATCCAAGAAATACTCGTCTCCATCTGATCAG TCGAGCCCCAGCAGAGCTTCCAGTAGCCCCCAGTGTTCCCATACGAACACAGACTCGATGGAGAAACCCAAACTCAAAGCTGGAGGATCAGTGGAGAGTCTGAGGAGCTCATTGAGTGGACAGAGCTCTATGa GTGGACAGACAGTGAGCACCACAGATTCTTCTACCAGTAACAGAGAGAGTGTCAAATCAGAGGACGGTGAGGAAGACGAATTGCCGTACAGAGGACCGTTCTGCGGTCGAGCTCTCGTACACACAGACTTCACACCCAGCCCGTACGACACAGACTCCCTCAAACTCAAG AGAGGAGATATGATCGACATCATCAGCAAGCCGCCCATGGGCACATGGATGGGGCTCCTAAATAATAAAGTGGGAACCTTTAAGTTCATCTACGTAGAAGTGCTGAACGATGAAGAAGAGAAACCCAAACGCAGTGTGAAGAAGAGGAGAAAAAGCAGACCTGCCAAACCCACATCTGTAGAGGAACTCCTGGAGCGCATTAACCTAAAA GAGCACATGCCCACGTTCCTGTTCAATGGCTATGAGGATCTGGACACATTTAAACTTCTGGAGGAAGAAGATCTGGATGAACTGAACATCACAGACCCGCAGCACAGAGCGGTTTTGATGACCGCTGTTGAGCTTCTGCAGGAGTGTGATA GTAACAGTGACCCCGAGTGTGATGGATCATCCGGTGATTCTCAGGAGAAGCttctgtcagagagtcacgtccCATCGGTCGACTCGCCTCGAGACTCAGGGTGTTACGAAAGCAATGAGAACTTGGAGAACG GCAAAGGCAAAAAGACGTCTCATTTAAGCAGGTCCTCATCTGGCTTTGAATCCAGTCACCTTCCCTCCCCTGAGTATCCCACCCCACCCCTCTGCCATTCCAGCAGATCCACGGCAATAACCAGACCGGCTGCGCAGTCGCTCCTGCATCCGCAGCAAAAAGAAGTGACAGAAAGAAGTCACCGTTTACTTGATGCAAGACCCCGTAGTCGCAGTTGCGATTCCATAGATAGGCGGTCTAGTCAACCGGAGCGTTGGAGATGTTGCTTCTCCGTAGAGGAACTTAATTTGCAACAAAGTCCTGAAAGTAAGCAGCCGTACAACTCCGAGGATCTCAGGCCCACCTCACATTTGGTGTTAGACAATATGGAGGAGAGTCCGAATCGAGGGAGTTTTCAAGAGAACCCCGTAACACCTGTAGACTCCAAAGAGCTCGAGTATGAAGTTCAGTCATCATCCACCTCTGAAACACTGAAGTCAATGGATGTGGTGTATGATGAGGTGCCTGTAGATGTTGCACACGATTTTCCACAACGCATGAAACCACCTGTTCCTCCAAAACCATTCCGGTCACCATTATTAAGCAGGGAGACTTTCATCGACTCTACAAGCACATCTAAGCCAGAGATGTCAACCTTCAGACTTGATGTTTCACAGACAAAGTCACTCAAGCTTGCAAAGAAAGTTCAGGATGAGAAACTGGCCAGCATGGAAACTTTGGTAGAGGAGAAGTTGTCCACAGAAGGCATTGATCTCACGCAAGAACCGTATTCTGATAAG
- the sash1b gene encoding SAM and SH3 domain-containing protein 1 isoform X4 codes for METNTEQDACADLSTPDSFSCVWADMMNILDGSLANIEDLAQEYSEYYSTSYSDVCDRMEELRKRRVSQEAEAGKSESTASLQLRLEIQESLGLSSAVSTPEVERRPTMQKSSSEDGSGKWDSKKKNKSFWQSFRKTQKESIRVPPKGEDLGFVASEITMSDEERIQLMMMVKEKMITVEEALARLKEYETQNKQSNSTDVIEWSDTQSFSMTESSYCHSRDQSEDEQDESVTFRRLHKIVNSTRRVRKKLIRIEETRKHGVKDPVTPEASPSGEEGLCLYSGVQKHRTVSQGDGLSSMLQDQLSLDSLTTSPSSSSLDTCSSHKLFKSFSKSSSSAGLEAASGPGGAASGPDAGSVSSFSEVDGEVEPRMSRSVTDGEMRRALSSSNYHGRTCSFGGFDLTNRPVYMSNNSCDFSNDHRDISMRDTSRSPTPSRISLGKKVKSVKETMRKRISKKYSSPSDQSSPSRASSSPQCSHTNTDSMEKPKLKAGGSVESLRSSLSGQSSMSGQTVSTTDSSTSNRESVKSEDGEEDELPYRGPFCGRALVHTDFTPSPYDTDSLKLKRGDMIDIISKPPMGTWMGLLNNKVGTFKFIYVEVLNDEEEKPKRSVKKRRKSRPAKPTSVEELLERINLKEHMPTFLFNGYEDLDTFKLLEEEDLDELNITDPQHRAVLMTAVELLQECDSNSDPECDGSSGDSQEKLLSESHVPSVDSPRDSGCYESNENLENGKGKKTSHLSRSSSGFESSHLPSPEYPTPPLCHSSRSTAITRPAAQSLLHPQQKEVTERSHRLLDARPRSRSCDSIDRRSSQPERWRCCFSVEELNLQQSPESKQPYNSEDLRPTSHLVLDNMEESPNRGSFQENPVTPVDSKELEYEVQSSSTSETLKSMDVVYDEVPVDVAHDFPQRMKPPVPPKPFRSPLLSRETFIDSTSTSKPEMSTFRLDVSQTKSLKLAKKVQDEKLASMETLVEEKLSTEGIDLTQEPYSDKFGRYGVPFFLIQRYSEDFDKPLGDIAILIDRTRVQQLLKQHRIAIPLRSLSEICVIP; via the exons ATGGAGACAAACACTGAACAAGATGCATGTGCAGATTTAAGCACACCGGACAGTTTTTCATGTGTATGGGCAGACATGATGAATATCTTG GATGGATCTCTGGCTAACATTGAGGATTTGGCCCAGGAGTATTCAGAGTATTACAGCACATCTTACAGCGACGTGTGTGACAGAATGGAGGAGTTACGCAAGCGGAGAGTTTCTCAGGAAGCAGAGGCG GGAAAGTCTGAATCAACAGCATCCCTTCAGCTGCGTCTGGAGATCCAG GAATCACTTGGACTTTCTAGTGCAGTGTCCACCCCTGAGGTAGAGAGAAG GCCAACAATGCAGAAGTCCAGTTCTGAAGATGGATCAG GAAAGTGGGAcagcaaaaagaaaaacaaatcgTTCTGGCAAAGTTTCCGCAAGACGCAGAAAGAAAGCATCCGAGTGCCACCGAAAG GGGAGGACCTGGGTTTTGTGGCCAGTGAGATCACGATGAGCGATGAAGAGCGAATTCAACTGATGATGATGGTGAAGGAGAAGATGATCACAGTGGAGGAAGCTCTGGCTCGG CTGAAGGAATATGAAACACAGAACAAGCAGTCCAATAGCACAGATGTGATCGAATGGAGCGACACACAAAGTTTCTCCATGACCGAATCCTCCTACTGCCAT TCCAGAGATCAGTCTGAAGATGAACAGGACGAGTCTGTCACTTTCCGTCGGCTTCATAAAATCGTCAATTCAACCCGACGTGTGAGAAAAAAGCTTATTAGGATAGAAGAGACCAGAAAACATGGAGTAAAGG ATCCAGTCACTCCTGAAGCGTCCCCGTCAGGTGAGGAGGGTCTGTGTCTCTACTCTGGAGTGCAGAAACATCGTACCGTGTCTCAGGGTGATGGCTTGAGCTCCATGCTTCAGGATCAGCTCTCTCTGGACAGCCTGACCACATCTCCTTCCTCTAGTAGTTTAGACACCTGCAGCAGTCACAAGCTCTTCAAATCCTTCAGCAAGTCCAGCAGCAGTGCGGGTCTTGAAGCAGCATCAGGACCGGGCGGAGCGGCTTCAGGACCGGATGCTGGAAGCGTATCCTCATTCTCCGAGGTAGACGGGGAGGTCGAGCCCAGGATGTCTCGCTCTGTGACGGATGGGGAGATGAGACGAGCGCTAAGCTCCTCAAACTATCATGGA AGGACCTGTAGCTTTGGAGGATTTGATCTTACAAATCGACCCGTGTACATGAGCAACAACAGCTGTGACTTTTCA AATGACCACAGAGACATTAGCATGAGAGACACATCCCGATCTCCCACACCATCCCGGATCTCTCTGGGAAAGAAAGTGAAGTCTGTTAAAGAGACCATGAGGAAACGCATATCCAAGAAATACTCGTCTCCATCTGATCAG TCGAGCCCCAGCAGAGCTTCCAGTAGCCCCCAGTGTTCCCATACGAACACAGACTCGATGGAGAAACCCAAACTCAAAGCTGGAGGATCAGTGGAGAGTCTGAGGAGCTCATTGAGTGGACAGAGCTCTATGa GTGGACAGACAGTGAGCACCACAGATTCTTCTACCAGTAACAGAGAGAGTGTCAAATCAGAGGACGGTGAGGAAGACGAATTGCCGTACAGAGGACCGTTCTGCGGTCGAGCTCTCGTACACACAGACTTCACACCCAGCCCGTACGACACAGACTCCCTCAAACTCAAG AGAGGAGATATGATCGACATCATCAGCAAGCCGCCCATGGGCACATGGATGGGGCTCCTAAATAATAAAGTGGGAACCTTTAAGTTCATCTACGTAGAAGTGCTGAACGATGAAGAAGAGAAACCCAAACGCAGTGTGAAGAAGAGGAGAAAAAGCAGACCTGCCAAACCCACATCTGTAGAGGAACTCCTGGAGCGCATTAACCTAAAA GAGCACATGCCCACGTTCCTGTTCAATGGCTATGAGGATCTGGACACATTTAAACTTCTGGAGGAAGAAGATCTGGATGAACTGAACATCACAGACCCGCAGCACAGAGCGGTTTTGATGACCGCTGTTGAGCTTCTGCAGGAGTGTGATA GTAACAGTGACCCCGAGTGTGATGGATCATCCGGTGATTCTCAGGAGAAGCttctgtcagagagtcacgtccCATCGGTCGACTCGCCTCGAGACTCAGGGTGTTACGAAAGCAATGAGAACTTGGAGAACG GCAAAGGCAAAAAGACGTCTCATTTAAGCAGGTCCTCATCTGGCTTTGAATCCAGTCACCTTCCCTCCCCTGAGTATCCCACCCCACCCCTCTGCCATTCCAGCAGATCCACGGCAATAACCAGACCGGCTGCGCAGTCGCTCCTGCATCCGCAGCAAAAAGAAGTGACAGAAAGAAGTCACCGTTTACTTGATGCAAGACCCCGTAGTCGCAGTTGCGATTCCATAGATAGGCGGTCTAGTCAACCGGAGCGTTGGAGATGTTGCTTCTCCGTAGAGGAACTTAATTTGCAACAAAGTCCTGAAAGTAAGCAGCCGTACAACTCCGAGGATCTCAGGCCCACCTCACATTTGGTGTTAGACAATATGGAGGAGAGTCCGAATCGAGGGAGTTTTCAAGAGAACCCCGTAACACCTGTAGACTCCAAAGAGCTCGAGTATGAAGTTCAGTCATCATCCACCTCTGAAACACTGAAGTCAATGGATGTGGTGTATGATGAGGTGCCTGTAGATGTTGCACACGATTTTCCACAACGCATGAAACCACCTGTTCCTCCAAAACCATTCCGGTCACCATTATTAAGCAGGGAGACTTTCATCGACTCTACAAGCACATCTAAGCCAGAGATGTCAACCTTCAGACTTGATGTTTCACAGACAAAGTCACTCAAGCTTGCAAAGAAAGTTCAGGATGAGAAACTGGCCAGCATGGAAACTTTGGTAGAGGAGAAGTTGTCCACAGAAGGCATTGATCTCACGCAAGAACCGTATTCTGATAAG
- the sash1b gene encoding SAM and SH3 domain-containing protein 1 isoform X6 has translation MNQYMKKMMMMRESRPTMQKSSSEDGSGKWDSKKKNKSFWQSFRKTQKESIRVPPKGEDLGFVASEITMSDEERIQLMMMVKEKMITVEEALARLKEYETQNKQSNSTDVIEWSDTQSFSMTESSYCHQSRDQSEDEQDESVTFRRLHKIVNSTRRVRKKLIRIEETRKHGVKDPVTPEASPSGEEGLCLYSGVQKHRTVSQGDGLSSMLQDQLSLDSLTTSPSSSSLDTCSSHKLFKSFSKSSSSAGLEAASGPGGAASGPDAGSVSSFSEVDGEVEPRMSRSVTDGEMRRALSSSNYHGRTCSFGGFDLTNRPVYMSNNSCDFSNDHRDISMRDTSRSPTPSRISLGKKVKSVKETMRKRISKKYSSPSDQSSPSRASSSPQCSHTNTDSMEKPKLKAGGSVESLRSSLSGQSSMSGQTVSTTDSSTSNRESVKSEDGEEDELPYRGPFCGRALVHTDFTPSPYDTDSLKLKRGDMIDIISKPPMGTWMGLLNNKVGTFKFIYVEVLNDEEEKPKRSVKKRRKSRPAKPTSVEELLERINLKEHMPTFLFNGYEDLDTFKLLEEEDLDELNITDPQHRAVLMTAVELLQECDSNSDPECDGSSGDSQEKLLSESHVPSVDSPRDSGCYESNENLENGKGKKTSHLSRSSSGFESSHLPSPEYPTPPLCHSSRSTAITRPAAQSLLHPQQKEVTERSHRLLDARPRSRSCDSIDRRSSQPERWRCCFSVEELNLQQSPESKQPYNSEDLRPTSHLVLDNMEESPNRGSFQENPVTPVDSKELEYEVQSSSTSETLKSMDVVYDEVPVDVAHDFPQRMKPPVPPKPFRSPLLSRETFIDSTSTSKPEMSTFRLDVSQTKSLKLAKKVQDEKLASMETLVEEKLSTEGIDLTQEPYSDKFGRYGVPFFLIQRYSEDFDKPLGDIAILIDRTRVQQLLKQHRIAIPLRSLSEICVIP, from the exons ATGAACCAATATATgaagaagatgatgatgatgagggaGAGCAG GCCAACAATGCAGAAGTCCAGTTCTGAAGATGGATCAG GAAAGTGGGAcagcaaaaagaaaaacaaatcgTTCTGGCAAAGTTTCCGCAAGACGCAGAAAGAAAGCATCCGAGTGCCACCGAAAG GGGAGGACCTGGGTTTTGTGGCCAGTGAGATCACGATGAGCGATGAAGAGCGAATTCAACTGATGATGATGGTGAAGGAGAAGATGATCACAGTGGAGGAAGCTCTGGCTCGG CTGAAGGAATATGAAACACAGAACAAGCAGTCCAATAGCACAGATGTGATCGAATGGAGCGACACACAAAGTTTCTCCATGACCGAATCCTCCTACTGCCAT cAGTCCAGAGATCAGTCTGAAGATGAACAGGACGAGTCTGTCACTTTCCGTCGGCTTCATAAAATCGTCAATTCAACCCGACGTGTGAGAAAAAAGCTTATTAGGATAGAAGAGACCAGAAAACATGGAGTAAAGG ATCCAGTCACTCCTGAAGCGTCCCCGTCAGGTGAGGAGGGTCTGTGTCTCTACTCTGGAGTGCAGAAACATCGTACCGTGTCTCAGGGTGATGGCTTGAGCTCCATGCTTCAGGATCAGCTCTCTCTGGACAGCCTGACCACATCTCCTTCCTCTAGTAGTTTAGACACCTGCAGCAGTCACAAGCTCTTCAAATCCTTCAGCAAGTCCAGCAGCAGTGCGGGTCTTGAAGCAGCATCAGGACCGGGCGGAGCGGCTTCAGGACCGGATGCTGGAAGCGTATCCTCATTCTCCGAGGTAGACGGGGAGGTCGAGCCCAGGATGTCTCGCTCTGTGACGGATGGGGAGATGAGACGAGCGCTAAGCTCCTCAAACTATCATGGA AGGACCTGTAGCTTTGGAGGATTTGATCTTACAAATCGACCCGTGTACATGAGCAACAACAGCTGTGACTTTTCA AATGACCACAGAGACATTAGCATGAGAGACACATCCCGATCTCCCACACCATCCCGGATCTCTCTGGGAAAGAAAGTGAAGTCTGTTAAAGAGACCATGAGGAAACGCATATCCAAGAAATACTCGTCTCCATCTGATCAG TCGAGCCCCAGCAGAGCTTCCAGTAGCCCCCAGTGTTCCCATACGAACACAGACTCGATGGAGAAACCCAAACTCAAAGCTGGAGGATCAGTGGAGAGTCTGAGGAGCTCATTGAGTGGACAGAGCTCTATGa GTGGACAGACAGTGAGCACCACAGATTCTTCTACCAGTAACAGAGAGAGTGTCAAATCAGAGGACGGTGAGGAAGACGAATTGCCGTACAGAGGACCGTTCTGCGGTCGAGCTCTCGTACACACAGACTTCACACCCAGCCCGTACGACACAGACTCCCTCAAACTCAAG AGAGGAGATATGATCGACATCATCAGCAAGCCGCCCATGGGCACATGGATGGGGCTCCTAAATAATAAAGTGGGAACCTTTAAGTTCATCTACGTAGAAGTGCTGAACGATGAAGAAGAGAAACCCAAACGCAGTGTGAAGAAGAGGAGAAAAAGCAGACCTGCCAAACCCACATCTGTAGAGGAACTCCTGGAGCGCATTAACCTAAAA GAGCACATGCCCACGTTCCTGTTCAATGGCTATGAGGATCTGGACACATTTAAACTTCTGGAGGAAGAAGATCTGGATGAACTGAACATCACAGACCCGCAGCACAGAGCGGTTTTGATGACCGCTGTTGAGCTTCTGCAGGAGTGTGATA GTAACAGTGACCCCGAGTGTGATGGATCATCCGGTGATTCTCAGGAGAAGCttctgtcagagagtcacgtccCATCGGTCGACTCGCCTCGAGACTCAGGGTGTTACGAAAGCAATGAGAACTTGGAGAACG GCAAAGGCAAAAAGACGTCTCATTTAAGCAGGTCCTCATCTGGCTTTGAATCCAGTCACCTTCCCTCCCCTGAGTATCCCACCCCACCCCTCTGCCATTCCAGCAGATCCACGGCAATAACCAGACCGGCTGCGCAGTCGCTCCTGCATCCGCAGCAAAAAGAAGTGACAGAAAGAAGTCACCGTTTACTTGATGCAAGACCCCGTAGTCGCAGTTGCGATTCCATAGATAGGCGGTCTAGTCAACCGGAGCGTTGGAGATGTTGCTTCTCCGTAGAGGAACTTAATTTGCAACAAAGTCCTGAAAGTAAGCAGCCGTACAACTCCGAGGATCTCAGGCCCACCTCACATTTGGTGTTAGACAATATGGAGGAGAGTCCGAATCGAGGGAGTTTTCAAGAGAACCCCGTAACACCTGTAGACTCCAAAGAGCTCGAGTATGAAGTTCAGTCATCATCCACCTCTGAAACACTGAAGTCAATGGATGTGGTGTATGATGAGGTGCCTGTAGATGTTGCACACGATTTTCCACAACGCATGAAACCACCTGTTCCTCCAAAACCATTCCGGTCACCATTATTAAGCAGGGAGACTTTCATCGACTCTACAAGCACATCTAAGCCAGAGATGTCAACCTTCAGACTTGATGTTTCACAGACAAAGTCACTCAAGCTTGCAAAGAAAGTTCAGGATGAGAAACTGGCCAGCATGGAAACTTTGGTAGAGGAGAAGTTGTCCACAGAAGGCATTGATCTCACGCAAGAACCGTATTCTGATAAG